The following coding sequences lie in one Metopolophium dirhodum isolate CAU chromosome 5, ASM1992520v1, whole genome shotgun sequence genomic window:
- the LOC132944902 gene encoding peroxidase-like produces the protein MFVKKMKKVPIVLVLIVSISCELIQNNENESNSDSYSNPGILYEAIHNNCLNDENVLDKNPSKIPSLTENPIGFLKPREIDLADRCFPKPICDPLAVYRTINGSCNNLKFPIWGRSNSANTRIIEADYSDGKSQERRALSGNKLPNPRKIRTTLFPDVNRPTLKYNLLFMQFGQLVAHDTELIFSKTVGSDGSPIVCCNPDDSTPEILPPDCLQITIPKDEPGYSKNRCLSSQRAADTEDLGCHIKPVRQQIGVTSFIDASLLYGSDEITARSLRTFSHGKLRRQIGPKGKSYLPNVKQATKECTVANDATVCYAAGDLRVNQHPNIAVATISLLRAHNLLCDDFRKINPEWDDERLYQEARRLLIAMYQHVVYYEFVPALLGKDYAKANKLQPLEKGYNMDYDEFLNPTTMSSFTGAAYRSLHSEIQGYMDLVNEARQVKSKIRLSDFFQRTDIVQRGDNFDSLTRGLLTQISQEQDQYFTSEVSEYLFRIPNKTVGLDLPSFDIARGRDLGIPSYNKFRKLCGLSEAKTFEDFTDQISKKNVDTLASLYEDPSDVDFYVGGMLEKLKPGSSLGHTFQCISGEMFFRWKFGDRFFYEFGNQTGSFRPDQLSEIRKSTLSLLVCMTSDIQSIQRNAFDVLSKHNPLVPCSSLPKLNLDPWREWRA, from the exons ATGTTCgttaaaaaaatgaagaaagtTCCAATTGTTCTGGTGTTAATTGTTAGCATATCATGCGaacttattcaaaataatgaaaatgaatcGAATTCAG ATTCGTACAGTAATCCAGGAATTCTTTATGAAGCGATACACAATAATTGCTTGAATGACGAAAACGTTTTAGATAAAAATCCTTCTAAGATAcc ATCGCTGACGGAGAATCCTATTGGATTCTTAAAGCCTAGAGAAATTGATCTGGCTGATCGATGTTTTCCCAAACCAATATGTGATCCACTTGCTGTTTACAGAACCATAAATGgtagttgtaataatttaaaattcccaatttGGGGTCGATCTAATTCAGCAAACACACGAATTATTGAAGCAGACTATTCGGATG gtaAGAGCCAAGAAAGAAGAGCATTATCGGGAAATAAATTGCCAAACCCGAGGAAAATACGAACAACTTTGTTCCCAGACGTGAATAGACCCAcacttaagtataatttattgttcatgcAATTTGGCCAATTGGTTGCACATGATACTGAACTAATATTCTCTAAAACTGTTG GTAGTGATGGAAGTCCAATAGTATGTTGCAATCCGGATGATTCTACACCAGAAATTCTACCTCCTGATTGCCTGCAGATTACAATCCCGAAAGATGAGCCTGGTTATTCAAAAAACCGTTGTTTATCATCCCAAAGAGCCGCTGATACAGAAGATCTAGGTTGCCATATAAAACCAGTCAGACAA CAAATTGGAGTTACCAGTTTTATAGATGCTTCATTATTATATGGTTCAGATGAAATCACAGCACGTTCTTTACGAACATTCTCTCATGGAAAACTCAGGAGACAAATAGGACCTAAAGGAAAATCATATTTACCCAATGTTAAACAAGCAACAAAAGAATGCACCGTGGCTAATGATGCGACTGTGTGCTACGCTGCCG GTGATTTAAGAGTAAACCAACATCCTAATATAGCAGTTGCTACGATATCATTATTGAGAGCTCACAACCTACTGTGCGatgattttagaaaaataaatcccGAATGGGACGACGAACGATTATACCAAGAAGCCAGGAGATTACTCATCGCAATGTATCAGCACGTGGTATACTATGAATTTGTTCCGGcacttttag gaAAAGATTATGCCAAAGCAAACAAATTACAACCATTAGAAAAAGGTTATAATATGGATTACGATGAATTTTTAAATCCAACTACGATGTCTAGTTTTACCGGTGCTGCATACAGATCACTTCATAGCGAAATACAAGGATATATGGA TTTGGTTAATGAAGCCAGACAAGTTAAGTCAAAAATTCGCCTGAGTGACTTTTTTCAAAGAACTGACATAGTGCAGAGAGGAGACAATTTTGATAGTCTTACTAGAGGTTTGCTTACTCAAATTTCACAGGAACAAGATCAATATTTCACATCAGAA gtTAGCGAATATCTATTCAGAATTCCGAATAAAACAGTAGGCTTAGACTTGCCCAGCTTTGACATCGCACGTGGTAGAGATTTGGGAATTCCATCGTATAATAAATTTAGGAAATTGTGTGGGTTGAGCGAAGCCAAGACTTTTGAAGATTTTACTgatcaaatatcaaaaaaa aaTGTCGATACCTTAGCTAGCTTATACGAGGATCCAAGCGATGTCGACTTTTACGTAGGTGGTATGTTGGAAAAATTGAAACCGGGATCTTCTTTGGGGCACACGTTTCAGTGTATTTCTGGAGAAATGTTTTTCAGATGGAAGTTTGGCGATAGATTTTTTTACGAATTTGGAAACCAAACAGGATCTTTTCGACCAG ATCAACTTTCTGAAATACGAAAATCGACATTATCACTCTTAGTGTGTATGACATCAGACATTCAATCAATACAACGCAATGCGTTTGATGTACTCAGTAAACA taATCCATTGGTACCTTGCAGTTCCCTACCAAAACTCAATTTGGATCCTTGGAGAGAATGGAGGGCTTAA
- the LOC132944683 gene encoding peroxidase-like has protein sequence MKKIIIVFVFFVCVSCNSRKNEETGLKADRNNRPESRCLHAKNNDLMKKNNFFRDEGTHNVTVMRDEPAVVDSNPAKIPSLMDPSKSVGLLNPLDVDLADRCFSKPRCDPDAPFRTIDGGCNNLKFPVWGQANTANTRIINANYLDGKSQQRKAISGRELPNSRHVRTTLFLDMEKPAPEHNVLVTQFGQMIAHDTELAFPKLSVNGGKLECCNPDGTTPKFLPKGCLPITIPQDDPGSKKRCMSIPRSADTSDIGCQIQPVRQLIGVSSFIDCSALYGSDAVTARSLRTLINGKLKTQLGPNGKSYLSNVKKPTQSCNVPTDNSVCYASGDPRVNQHPNMAVNTISLMRLHNILCDEFKRLNPTWNDEKIYQEARRLVIAMYQHVTYNEFLPVILGRDYCRANNLLPLSNGFDDNYDAFLNPTTFTSFTAAAYRGLHSYIQGSMDLVSESRQTTSTLRLSDIFLRPDIAQNKDNYDSLVRGMLTQHAQGQDQFFTKEITEFLFRSPNKTDGSDLITLDMERGRDFGEPPYNKFRQLCGLRAARTFGDLTDQISKKNVDALASMYEHVDDVDYYAAGILEKQKPGSIFGHTFQCVIGEMFFRWKFGDRFYYEFGKQPGSFSLDQLKEIRKTTLAFIMCVTSDIRLIQRNAFDVPSGRNPLVSCNSITKLNLAPWINS, from the exons atgaaaaaaattattattgttttcgtgtTCTTTGTTTGTGTATCGTGTAATTCCCGCAAAAATGAAGAAACCGGACTCAAAGCAG aTAGAAATAACCGGCCAGAATCACGGTGTTTACATGCTAAAAATAATgatcttatgaaaaaaaataatttctttcgAGATGAAGGAACTCATAATGTGACAGTAATGAGAGACGAGCCTGCAGTTGTAGATTCGAATCCAGCTAAGATAcc ATCTCTAATGGATCCATCAAAATCTGTTGGACTGTTAAATCCACTAGACGTTGACCTGGCCGATCGATGTTTTTCCAAGCCCAGGTGTGATCCCGATGCACCATTTAGAACCATAGATGGCGGTtgtaacaatttgaaatttcctGTTTGGGGACAAGCGAATACAGCGAATACCCGAATTATCAATGCCAATTACTTGGATG GTAAATCGCAGCAAAGAAAAGCGATTTCTGGTCGCGAATTGCCAAATTCCAGACACGTACGAACGACTTTATTCTTAGACATGGAGAAACCTGCACCAGAGCATAATGTATTGGTCACGCAATTCGGACAAATGATTGCACACGACACCGAATTGGCGTTTCCTAAACTTTCAG TAAATGGTGGTAAACTCGAGTGTTGTAACCCAGACGGTACGACTCCAAAATTTCTGCCGAAAGGGTGCCTTCCGATAACTATCCCGCAAGACGATCCTGGTTCGAAAAAACGATGCATGTCCATTCCAAGATCAGCTGATACGTCGGACATAGGTTGTCAGATCCAACCGGTCAGACAA ctTATTGGTGTTAGCAGTTTTATTGACTGCTCTGCGTTGTATGGTTCAGATGCTGTTACAGCAAGAAGCTTACGTACACTAATTAATGGCAAGCTTAAAACACAGCTTGGACCTAATGGAAAATCATACTTATCAAATGTCAAAAAACCAACGCAATCATGCAACGTACCTACAGATAACTCAGTGTGCTACGCTTCGG GTGATCCAAGAGTTAACCAACATCCCAATATGGCAGTCAACACAATTTCCTTAATGCGATTACATAACATACTGTGTGACGAGTTTAAAAGATTAAATCCCACATGGAACGACGAAAAAATATACCAAGAAGCCAGGAGATTAGTCATCGCAATGTATCAGCATGTTACATACAATGAATTTTTGCCGGTGATTTTAG GTAGAGATTATTGCAgagcaaataatttattaccgtTAAGTAATGGCTTTGACGATAATTATGACGCATTCTTGAACCCGACTACATTTACTAGTTTTACCGCCGCTGCGTATAGAGGTCTCCACAGTTATATACAAGGATCCATGGA tttAGTTAGTGAATCCAGACAAACCACATCTACGTTACGCCTAAGCGATATTTTTTTGAGACCCGACATTGCACAGAATAAAGACAATTATGATAGTCTCGTCAGAGGAATGCTCACTCAACACGCGCAGGGACAAGAtcaattttttacaaaagaG ATCACTGAATTCCTATTCAGAAGCCCGAACAAAACGGACGGTTCTGACTTGATCACCTTAGACATGGAACGTGGCCGTGATTTCGGCGAACCCCCTTATAATAAATTCAGACAACTGTGTGGATTGAGAGCGGCTAGAACGTTTGGAGACTTAACCGATCAAATAagcaaaaaa aACGTGGATGCCTTAGCTAGCATGTATGAACACGTGGACGATGTTGACTATTACGCAGCTGGAATTTTGGAAAAACAAAAACCTGGATCCATATTTGGGCACACATTTCAATGCGTTATCGGTGAAATGTTTTTCAGATGGAAATTTGGCGACAGATTTTATTACGAATTTGGAAAGCAACCGGGTTCTTTTAGCTTAG ACCAACTTAAAGAAATACGAAAAACGACATTGGCTTTCATAATGTGTGTGACATCAGACATTCGTCTCATACAACGGAATGCATTTGATGTGCCCAGTGGTCG aaacccATTGGTATCTTGCAACTCAATAACAAAACTCAATTTGGCTCCTTGGATAAATAGTTAA